The region GCGCTTGCTGGCGTCGCCATGCTGTCGCTCATGGACGCCTTCATGAAGGAGGCCGCTCTTGCTGTCGGCGCTTTTTCCGCTGCGCTCCTACGCGCCGTGATCGCAACCGCGATCGCCGCACCCTTGTGGCTCGCGCGGCGCACCCCTTGGCCCGACGCCGCAACCTTGCGGCTCCACGTGCTGCGCGGGGTGTGTTCGGCTCTGATGGGCCTCACCTTCTTCTATGCGCTGACCAAGCTGCCGATTGCCGAAACGATCGCGATCTCCTTCGTCGCACCGCTGATCGCACTTTATCTCGCCGCCATCCTGCTTGGGGAACGCGTGAGCCGCCGCGCGGTCCTCGCCTCGCTGGTCAGCTTTGCGGGCACACTGGTCATCGTAGGCGCGCGGCTGGGCCGGGGACGTATGAATGACGATGCGTGGCTGGGCCTCGCCGCGATCCTGACCTCGACCGTGCTCTACGCGCTCAACTTCATCATCATCCGCCAGCAATCGCAGCGGGCCGGGCCGCTCGAAGTCGCGGCGTTCCACGGCGGCGTATCAGCCCTGGTCCTGGGCGTGGCGGCCCCGTGGTTCTTCGTCGCCCCTCCCCTATCGATCCAGCCGGACCTGCTGGCTGCCGGCGCGCTGACCGTAGGCGGCGCGATGGCGATCGCCTGGGCCTATGCGCGCGCCGAAGCCCAGGCACTGCTGCCGGTCGAGTATTCGGGCTTCTGCTGGGCGGCGCTGTTCGGCTGGCTGTTCTTCGCCGAAAGCGTGAGCACGGGCACGCTGATCGGCGTCGTGCTGATCGTGATCGGAACCTATATCGCGGCCACCCGGGGCGATGCCCCGGCGCGCGCGGCGGGTGGGGCAGACACCGCCGCGCCCTGAAACGCCGCTGCGAAACTTGATTTTCACGCCGTATCGCGCCAAGCGCGGCACATCTTGGCGGCCCACCCGTTCATCGGGTGAACAGGACGCACGCAGCAGCAATAACAGAAAGGACCGCCCCGCTATGACCCAGGTCGGCAAGGACACCCTCGGCACCCGCAGCACCCTCACCGTTGATGGCAAGGATTACGCCTATTATTCGCTCGCCAAGGCGGCAGAGCAGCTCGGCGACGTTTCCCGCCTCCCCTTCAGCCTCAAGGTTCTGCTGGAGAACATGCTCCGGTTCGAGGATGGCGGGCATACCGTTTCGGTCGACAATGCGAAGGAAGTGGCGAGCCGGGTCGACAACCCGACCACGGGCGGCGAAATCCAGTACCGGCCGGCGCGCGTGCTGCTGCAGGATTTCACCGGCGTGCCCTGCGTGGTCGACCTTGCCGCGATGCGCGACGCGATCAAGTCGCTGGGCGGCGATACGCAGAAGATCAATCCGCAGGTTCCCGTGAACCTCGTCATCGACCACTCGGTGATGGTCGACGAGTTCGGCCATCCCAAGGCGATGGAAAAGAACGTCGAGCTCGAATATGCCCGCAATGCGGAGCGTTACGACTTCCTCAAGTGGGGTTCGAAGAGCTTCGAGAACTTCACCGCCGTGCCTCCGGGCACCGGCATCTGCCACCAGGTGAACCTCGAGTATTTCGCGCGTTGCACCTGGTCGAGCGAAGATCCGGACGGCCAGATGGTCGCCTATCCTGATACCTGCGTCGGCACCGACAGCCACACCACGATGGTCAACGGCCTGGGCGTGCTGGGCTGGGGCGTCGGCGGGATCGAAGCCGAAGCCGCGATGCTCGGCCAGCCGATCTCGATGCTGATCCCCGAAGTCGTCGGCTTCAAGTTCACCGGCAAGCTCGCCGAAGGCGTCACCGCGACCGACCTCGTGCTCACCGCCACGCAGATGCTGCGCGCGCATGGCGTGGTCGGCAAGTTCGTCGAATATTTCGGCCCCGGCCTCGAATCGCTCAGCCTCGCCGACCGCGCGACGCTCTCCAACATGTCGCCCGAATATGGCGCGACCTGCGGCTTCTTCGGGATCGACAACAAGACGCTCGACTACCTGCGCCTGACCGGCCGCGACGAGCACGAGATCGCGCTCGCCGAAGCCTATGCCAAGGAACAGGGCCTGTGGGTCTCGCCCGATGTCGAGCCGGTCTTCTCGAGCACGCTCGAACTCGACCTGTCGAAGGTCGTCCCCAGCCTGGCGGGGCCCAAGCGCCCGCAGGACAAGGTCGCGCTTCCCGAGGTGGACGAGCTGTTCAACCGCGACCTCAAGGAGGTTTACGGCAAGGACAAACCGCACCGCGTCGATGTCGAGAACACGCATCACGACGTGGGCGATGGCGACGTCGTGATCGCCGCGATCACCAGCTGCACCAACACGTCCAACCCGGACGTGCTGATCGCAGCTGGGCTGGTTGCCAAAAAGGCGCGCGAAAAGGGCCTCAAGCCCGCACCGTGGGTCAAGACTTCGCTCGCTCCCGGGTCGCAGGTGGTCACCGACTACCTCGTGAAGTCGGGCCTGCAGGACGATCTCAATGCGATGGGCTTTGACCTTGTCGGCTACGGCTGCACCACCTGCATCGGCAACTCGGGCCCGCTCGCCCCGCCGATCAGCAATGCGATCAACAGCAACGACATCGTCGCTGCCTCGGTCCTTTCGGGCAACCGCAACTTCGAAGGCCGGGTTTCGCCCGACGTGCGCGCGAATTTCCTCGCCTCGCCCCCGCTCGTGGTCGCCTATGCCATCAAGGGCACGGTGACCGAGGATATCACCGAAACCCCGCTCGGCCTCGACGAGCAGGGCAAGCCGGTGATGCTGGCCGATGTCTGGCCGACCAGCCAGGAAATTGCTGATCTGCGCGCTGCCAATGTCAGCCGCGACATGTTCGTCGACCGCTACGCCAACGTCTATGACGGCGACGAACACTGGCGGGCGATCACCGTCGAAGCCTCGGACACCTACCGGTGGAACCCGGGCAGCACCTACATCGCCAGCCCGCCGTTCTTCGAGGGGATGAAGATGGACCCGGAACCGGTGGCGGACATCGCGGATGCGAAGCCGCTGGCGATCCTGGGCGATTCGGTCACCACCGATCACATCAGCCCGGCCGGTTCGATCAAGGAAGACAGCCCGGCGGGCGACTACCTGAAGAGCCACCAGGTCGCGAAGGCGGACTTCAACTCCTACGGCTCGCGCCGCGGCAACCACGACGTGATGATGCGCGGCACCTTCGCCAATATCCGCATCAAGAACGAGATGGTTCCGGGGGTCGAGGGTGGCTACACCACCTACAAAGGCGAACAGATGCCGATCTACGACGCAGCGATGCGTCACAAGGAAGACGGCACGCCGCTGGTCGTGGTCGGGGGCAAGGAATACGGCACCGGCTCCAGCCGCGACTGGGCTGCGAAGGGCACGATCCTGCTCGGCGTGCGCGCCGTGATCGTCGAAAGCTACGAGCGTATCCACCGCTCCAACCTTGTCGGGATGGGCGTGCTCCCGCTGCAGTTCAAGAACGGTGACACGCGCGAGACGCTGGGCCTGACCAGCACCGACAGCTTCACCATCCGCGGCCTTGCCGACCTCAAACCCGCACAGGACGTGACGGTGGATGTGACGCGCGAAGACGGCAGCACCTTCAGCTTCACCGCCAAGTGCCGCATCGATACCGAGAACGAGCTGGACTACTACCGCAACGGCGGCATCCTCCAGTATGTGATCCGCAAGCTGGCCAGCCAGTAAGCGCATTCACGAACCGAACAGAGAAAAGGCCCGGTCGCGCGAAGCGATCGGGCCTTTTTCTATGAGCGGAATCGAAAGGGCGGTGGCTCCTGGCAGGCCGCCTCCGCCGAGGTCACAGCGTTTTTCGGCCTTGTGGCCGTGCGCCGATCAGTCTTCGCTGTTGCCGGTCCATTTGCGGCGGGTCAGAACCGCCAGCGCGGCTGCGCCGAACAGCAGGGTGATCGGCGGTGCCGGAACCGGCGTGCCACCGCTGCCGCCCGAGCTGGAATGGCCGCTGGTGCTCGAATAACTCCCACTCGTCGAATTATCGTTGTGATTGTTGTTTTCGTTATTGTTTTCATTCGAGTTGTTATTCTCGTTCGAGTTGTTATTCTCGTTCGAATTGTTGTTCTCGTTTGAGTTGTTGTTCTCATTCGAGTTATTGTTTTCGTTGTTATTATTGTTGTTGTTAGTGCTGTCCTGATTCTGTTCCTGCTCCTGGTTCTGCTCCTGGCTCTGCTCGTTCGAATTGTTGTTCTCGTTCGAGTTGTCGATATCGACATTTCCCGAACTGGAGCTGCTGGTAGAACTGGAAACATCACCGGAGGAAGAGCTGGACACATCGCCGGACGAAGAACTGGTGGTGGTAGAGGTCAGTCCCCCGGTCGAGGTCGAGGTCGAACCGCCCGACGTCGACGTGGAGGTCGATCCACCGGACGTCGAAGAGGTGGAGGAATTCTCGACGTCGATATCGATCACGATACCGCTGCTGCCGCTGGTGGTACCGGGGACGCCGGTCGTGCCGATGCCGCTCGTCGTCGTGCTGATCGAGATATTGCCGCCGCTGCCACCGCCGCCGAAGAAACCTCCGAAGAAGCCACCGCCGAACCCGCCGCCGCCATTGCCGCCGCCGATGACGGTCACGCCGCCACCCTGGCCACCGCCGCCGCCCGAGAAGCCGCCGCCGCGTGCCGCTGGCGGAGCGACCGCCACGACCGTGCGCGATGCGCCGTCGCCGAACTGCGCACAGGCTTCCGCCGCGGCGCGAAGATCGGCATCGTCGCTTGCGACGCGGGCGCGGCCTTCGCGCGCATCGTAGATGATTTGCTCGCCCGCATCGACGCCGCCGGCATAGGCATCTCCGTAGAGGCCGCCTTCCGCCAGGCTTGCCGGGACGCATTCGACAGTACGCTTGACCACGCGGCGCTTGCGCAGCGTGGTGCGCGGGATCTCGCGTTCGACGACGCGATCCTCCTTGATGTAGCGCAATGCGGGCGCCGGGGCCGAAGCCTCTTTCGCCGACTTGTAGTCGACATCCGCCACCTGCTCTTCGGCCACATGGAGCGCTCCGCCGGCGAGCACCACGGTGCCCGCGGCTACAGCGGAGAGTTTTGCGAGGGCAATTTTCATCGACATAAGTCAGGCTCTTTAATTGCGGATCGCTTTAAAAACCGTTGCCGTCGGCGACTCCGAGGGCAGGGGCAGGCTTTCCTGAGTGCCTTAGACCTTGATCGCCCCGGGCGGGGCAACGCGATTAACCACGATAAAGCATCGGCTTGCGTAGATTCATGCCATCAGGGCCCGCAGCGCGCCCTACCTGTCCCACGCTGGCACCCCGCTTGGCCGAAAGTTACCTGCCGGGCCTCAGGAATCGCCGCCGAAGAGATCGCCGGACCGATTCGCAGGCCCCTCGGGAGCGGGCGATTCGATGCCAAGATGCGACCAGCCGCCCGCGTTGAGGCAGCGGCCGCGCGCCGTCCTCGCGACCAGCCCCAGCTGGATCAGGAACGGTTCGACCACATCCTCCAGCGTATCGCGCGGCTCGGCAAGGCCTGCCGCCAGCGTCTCGATCCCGACCGGGCCGCCGCCATAGATCTCGGCAATCATCGTCAGGTAGCGGCGGTCCATCGCGTCGAGGCCCAGCGAGTCGACTTCGAGCCGGGTGAGCGCATCGTCCGCGACCTTGGCGGAGATGGTCGGAGCATCCGCCACGCTGGCAAAGTCGCGCACCCGGCGCAGCAGGCGGCCGGCGACGCGCGGCGTCCCGCGCGAACGACGCGCGATCTCGCGCGCGCCATCGGGCTCGATGCTCAGCCCCAGCTTGTTCGCCCCGCGCGTCACCACCCGCTCCAGCTCCTCGTGCGTGTAGAAGTTGAGGCGCACCGGAATGCCGAAGCGATCGCGCAGCGGCGTGGTCAGCAGGCCTTGCCGCGTGGTCGCGCCGATCAGCGTGAAGGGCGGCAGGTCGATCCGCACGCTTCGCGCCGACGGGCCCTCCCCGATCATGATATCGAGCGCGCGGTCCTCCATCGCGGGGTAGAGCACTTCCTCGACCACCGGATTGAGCCGGTGGATCTCGTCGATGAATAGCACGTCGTGCGGCTCGAGATTGGTCAGCAGCGCGGCGAGATCGCCCGCCTTGGCAATGACAGGCCCGCTGGTGGAGCGGAACCCCGCCCCCAGCTCGCGCGCGACGATCTGCGCCAGCGTGGTCTTGCCCAGCCCCGGCGGCCCGAAGAACAGCGTATGATCCATCGCCTCGCCGCGGCGTTTGGCGGCGGCGATGAACACGCCGAGATTCTCGCGCGCAGCCTCCTGCCCGATGAATTCGGTGAGCGTCTTGGGCCGCAGCGCCGCATCGGGATCGTCCGGGAGGCGTTCGGGGGTGTGGAGGGGTTGGTCGGTCACACCGCCCCCATAACGTCATGCTGAACTTGTTTCAGCATCCAGCCGGCGGCAATCTCCGGCTTATGCCGACCGAGAAGCAACCCTGCGTCTACCTGCTCGCCAACAAGCCCTTCGGTACGATCTACATCGGCGTCACATCCGATCTGGTCGCCCGCCTCTGGCAGCATCGCGAGGGCGCGGTCGAGGGCTTCAGCAAGCGCTACGCCGTGCATCGGCTGGTCCACTTCGAACTATTCGACACGATGGAGTCCGCGATCAAACGCGAGAAGCAGCTGAAGAACTGGCACCGCGACTGGAAGCTAAACCTGATTACTCGCGAGAACCCGGACTGGCGCGATCTCGCGGTTGGTCTGGGCTTTGATCCGCCTCGTTCGGACGAAAGGAAGGCTGGACCCTGAAACAAGTTCAGGGTGACGGAAGAGAGGTCGTCTGGCTGGCGTCCAGGCGCGTGGATGGAAACGGGCTCGATCATCAGATGCCTCCGCTCATGCCTGCCGCAAGGAACTCACCACCTTCGGATATGACCCAGTTTTCGTATCCGGAAGAGGTCACAATCAGCTCAAGCCACATGCCATTGCTCAGATGAAATGTAAGATCACCTGTCGGCTTCATCAGCTCCACCCTCTTAATTTTGGATCCGCCTGCGAGGTCGCTGAATTTCTCTTCGGCATCGACGGGGTCAGGTAGACCAAACGAATGTCCGTGGTCCTCGCTGCAAACCTCAATGCAGCTTTCACCAACAAGGCGCCAAAGCATCCAGCCATCGATACGAATCGTGGAGCCGATTTCGAACGACCATTGAGACTCGAGCTTGCGGACCTTGATTGACGCCCCGGTGCAATGCTTGCGGAGTTTGCACTCGAATTTGTTTATATCGGACACGGCCCTTTTGGTTTTGGACGAAACCATCAAAACGGGTTCACCGTATAGCCCTGCTGCTGGAGCAGCGCGTGGGCGGTCATGGCGGAGAGCGCCATCTCGACGCCGGGGATCAGCTCGGACTTCGCCACGCCCTGCCCCGCCGCGCTCTGGCCGCAGACGATGAAGCGCACGCCCTGGTCGATCATTTCGCGGACCGCTGCGACCGAGGGGTTCGCCTCGCCGCGATCGCGCGCTACCCAAGCGGCGTCGTTCAGAAGGTCGAGCACCGCAGCCCCGTGAACGACCACCGCCGCGCGGTTGTCCATCGGCTCGACCCCGGCGCGCGCGTGCATGTTGATGAGGCGCGCCGCGCTCTCGAAGCCGCGGTTGAGCTTGCCCTCCTCGGCAGCGCGCGACACGTCGAACGCGATGTGGAAGCTCGCGTCCTCGGGGATGGCGAAGTCGGCATCGGGCACGTCCGCCACGGGGCCGAACTCGGTAAACACCGGCCCGTAGGAGACGTCCTGCGCCACCGCAGGAGCGGCGATCGCCAGCGCCGCCGCCGCGATCAATGTCACTTGCATTTTACTCAGCACAATATGCCATCCTTACAGACCCACCGATCCAAGCGCCTCCGCAGTCCGAAATCTCCGCAATCAAAAGCAGCAAGCCGACCATCAGCACGATAACCACGAGCCCGGCGCGCCACCAAACCTTCAACAGACCCTTCAAGACAGGTCCATTCCATGCACCTGCTCAACAAGCGGCAGGATATGATCGCGGGTCAGCGGCGCAAGCGCGATGGTTGCCGGACGATCCGGATCGACCCAGGCCGCTTCAGCGATCTCGGCAGCGATCACGATTGGCCCGCACTGCGCAATCTCGAAGATCTCGGCGTGGACGAAAGTGTCCGGCTCGTTCGCTGCGGGTGCCTCGGCCTCGCCGATATAGCGCAAATCCGCAGACGACACCTGCAACCTCAATTCCTCCGCCAGTTCGCGGCACAGCGCGGCATCGGGGCGCTCGCCAGCCTCGATCTTGCCGCCCGGCTGCATGAAGGCGCGCGTGCCCGCCTTGCGGACCAGCAGGACGCGGCCCGCCTCGTCGCGGATGATCGCCACCGCGATCCGCAGGATGGTCTGCGCCTCGCCCATCACCCCGCCGCCTTCTTCAGCGCCACCCGGATCAGCTCACCCTCGCTCGCGCCTTCGCCCAGTTCGCCCATCGCCTCCGCCACGGCCTTGGCCGCGATCGCGGGCTTGAAGCCGAGGTTCTCCAGCGCGGAGACCGCGTCCGCGCTCGCCCCGCCCTTGGGAGCGGCAACCGCCACCCCGCCCGGCGCCACGGGCAGCGCGCCTGCCTTGTCCTGCAGCTCGTTGACGATCCGGCCCGCAAGCTTGGGCCCCACGCCGTTCGCCCGCGCGACCATCGCCGCGTCGCCGCTGGCGCAGGCCGCCTGCACCTCGCCCGCCGACAGGACGGAGAGGATCGCCAGCGCGACCTTGCTGCCGACGCCCTGCACCGATGTGAGCAGGCGAAACCAGTCGCGCTCCGCCGCTTCGGCGAACCCGAGCAGGCGCATGTCGTTCTCGCTCACCTGCAGGTCGGTGAACAGCCGCGCCTCGCCACCTTCCGATCCCAGCGCGTCGAGCGTGCGGGTCGAGCAGTGGACGAGGTAGCCCACCCCGCCCACGTCGATCACCGCCCAGTCCGGGCCGGTCGCGTCGAGCGTTCCTGTGAGCTTTGCAATCATGGTTTGTTCCTGCCCTACTCCGACTCGCATTGCCAGCGCAGTGCGCAGGTTTTGCCGATCCGGAGGTGGGCCTGACACACCTGACACACTGCCCAGGGGAGTAAATCCTCTCGATCAATGAGCGGGGTTTAATCGCATGAAGCGATCGCTCGGGAGGAACCCGCTGACCCGACGATGGGAAAGAGCGGCCCCACCCTACCGCGCCCCTGCGGAGTAGGAAAATGCGCCCGCGCGGCTCGGAGCGTGGACAGCACCGAGCTGTTGAGGCAACGCTTCGCGCATGAGCTGGAACACATTCGGGCGGGTCTTCCGCTTCACCACCTGGGGGGAAAGCCACGGGCCGGCGATCGGCGCGGTGGTCGACGGGTGCCCGCCGGGCATTGCTTTGAGCGAGGACGACATCCAGCCGTGGCTCGACAGGCGCAAGCCGGGGCAGAGCAAGTTCACCACCCAGCGGCGCGAGCCCGATGCGGTGCGCATTCTCTCGGGGGTGTTCGAGGGCCAAGATGGAATACAGCGCACGACGGGCACACCGATTTCGCTGATGATCGAGAACGTCGATCAGCGCTCGAAAGACTATTCCAACGTCGCGCAGGCCTATCGCCCCGGGCACGCCGACTACACCTACGACGCGAAGTACGGCTTCCGCGACTATCGCGGGGGCGGGCGGTCGAGCGCGCGCGAAACCGCGATGCGCGTCGCGGCGGGTGCGGTGGCGCGGCTGGTCGTACCGCAGGTGCGCATCCTCGCCTACGTGGCCGAGATCGGCGGTGACCGGATCGACCCGGCCAAGTTCGATGCCGGGCAAATCGGGCAAAACCCCTTCTGGTGCCCCGACGCCGACGCCGCGACCCGCTGGGAAAAGCTGGTCGACGACGCGCGCAAGGCAGGCTCCTCGCTCGGCGCGGTGGTCGAATGCGTGGCGACAGGCGTGCCCGCAGGCTGGGGGGCGCCGCTCTACGCCAAGCTCGACAGCGAGCTGGCGGCGGCGATGATGAGCATCAATGCGGTCAAGGGCGTGGAGATCGGCGACGGCTTCGACGCCGCGCGCCTCTCGGGCGAGCAGAACGCCGACCCGATGCGGCCCGGCGAGAGCGCGGATGGTGCGCCGCACTATGCATCCAACCACGCGGGCGGTGTCGCGGGGGGAATCAGCACCGGCCAGCCGGTAACATGCAGAGTCGCGTTCAAGCCGACCAGTTCGATCCTGACCCCGGTCGACACGATCACGCGCGACGGAGAAGCCACGCAAATCAGCACGAAAGGCCGTCACGAT is a window of Alteriqipengyuania lutimaris DNA encoding:
- a CDS encoding DMT family transporter; the encoded protein is MRQADTLAPFLIALAGVAMLSLMDAFMKEAALAVGAFSAALLRAVIATAIAAPLWLARRTPWPDAATLRLHVLRGVCSALMGLTFFYALTKLPIAETIAISFVAPLIALYLAAILLGERVSRRAVLASLVSFAGTLVIVGARLGRGRMNDDAWLGLAAILTSTVLYALNFIIIRQQSQRAGPLEVAAFHGGVSALVLGVAAPWFFVAPPLSIQPDLLAAGALTVGGAMAIAWAYARAEAQALLPVEYSGFCWAALFGWLFFAESVSTGTLIGVVLIVIGTYIAATRGDAPARAAGGADTAAP
- the acnA gene encoding aconitate hydratase AcnA, encoding MTQVGKDTLGTRSTLTVDGKDYAYYSLAKAAEQLGDVSRLPFSLKVLLENMLRFEDGGHTVSVDNAKEVASRVDNPTTGGEIQYRPARVLLQDFTGVPCVVDLAAMRDAIKSLGGDTQKINPQVPVNLVIDHSVMVDEFGHPKAMEKNVELEYARNAERYDFLKWGSKSFENFTAVPPGTGICHQVNLEYFARCTWSSEDPDGQMVAYPDTCVGTDSHTTMVNGLGVLGWGVGGIEAEAAMLGQPISMLIPEVVGFKFTGKLAEGVTATDLVLTATQMLRAHGVVGKFVEYFGPGLESLSLADRATLSNMSPEYGATCGFFGIDNKTLDYLRLTGRDEHEIALAEAYAKEQGLWVSPDVEPVFSSTLELDLSKVVPSLAGPKRPQDKVALPEVDELFNRDLKEVYGKDKPHRVDVENTHHDVGDGDVVIAAITSCTNTSNPDVLIAAGLVAKKAREKGLKPAPWVKTSLAPGSQVVTDYLVKSGLQDDLNAMGFDLVGYGCTTCIGNSGPLAPPISNAINSNDIVAASVLSGNRNFEGRVSPDVRANFLASPPLVVAYAIKGTVTEDITETPLGLDEQGKPVMLADVWPTSQEIADLRAANVSRDMFVDRYANVYDGDEHWRAITVEASDTYRWNPGSTYIASPPFFEGMKMDPEPVADIADAKPLAILGDSVTTDHISPAGSIKEDSPAGDYLKSHQVAKADFNSYGSRRGNHDVMMRGTFANIRIKNEMVPGVEGGYTTYKGEQMPIYDAAMRHKEDGTPLVVVGGKEYGTGSSRDWAAKGTILLGVRAVIVESYERIHRSNLVGMGVLPLQFKNGDTRETLGLTSTDSFTIRGLADLKPAQDVTVDVTREDGSTFSFTAKCRIDTENELDYYRNGGILQYVIRKLASQ
- the ruvB gene encoding Holliday junction branch migration DNA helicase RuvB — translated: MTDQPLHTPERLPDDPDAALRPKTLTEFIGQEAARENLGVFIAAAKRRGEAMDHTLFFGPPGLGKTTLAQIVARELGAGFRSTSGPVIAKAGDLAALLTNLEPHDVLFIDEIHRLNPVVEEVLYPAMEDRALDIMIGEGPSARSVRIDLPPFTLIGATTRQGLLTTPLRDRFGIPVRLNFYTHEELERVVTRGANKLGLSIEPDGAREIARRSRGTPRVAGRLLRRVRDFASVADAPTISAKVADDALTRLEVDSLGLDAMDRRYLTMIAEIYGGGPVGIETLAAGLAEPRDTLEDVVEPFLIQLGLVARTARGRCLNAGGWSHLGIESPAPEGPANRSGDLFGGDS
- a CDS encoding GIY-YIG nuclease family protein → MPTEKQPCVYLLANKPFGTIYIGVTSDLVARLWQHREGAVEGFSKRYAVHRLVHFELFDTMESAIKREKQLKNWHRDWKLNLITRENPDWRDLAVGLGFDPPRSDERKAGP
- a CDS encoding DsrE family protein, whose translation is MQVTLIAAAALAIAAPAVAQDVSYGPVFTEFGPVADVPDADFAIPEDASFHIAFDVSRAAEEGKLNRGFESAARLINMHARAGVEPMDNRAAVVVHGAAVLDLLNDAAWVARDRGEANPSVAAVREMIDQGVRFIVCGQSAAGQGVAKSELIPGVEMALSAMTAHALLQQQGYTVNPF
- a CDS encoding NUDIX hydrolase, translating into MGEAQTILRIAVAIIRDEAGRVLLVRKAGTRAFMQPGGKIEAGERPDAALCRELAEELRLQVSSADLRYIGEAEAPAANEPDTFVHAEIFEIAQCGPIVIAAEIAEAAWVDPDRPATIALAPLTRDHILPLVEQVHGMDLS
- the ruvA gene encoding Holliday junction branch migration protein RuvA, whose amino-acid sequence is MIAKLTGTLDATGPDWAVIDVGGVGYLVHCSTRTLDALGSEGGEARLFTDLQVSENDMRLLGFAEAAERDWFRLLTSVQGVGSKVALAILSVLSAGEVQAACASGDAAMVARANGVGPKLAGRIVNELQDKAGALPVAPGGVAVAAPKGGASADAVSALENLGFKPAIAAKAVAEAMGELGEGASEGELIRVALKKAAG
- the aroC gene encoding chorismate synthase, producing MSWNTFGRVFRFTTWGESHGPAIGAVVDGCPPGIALSEDDIQPWLDRRKPGQSKFTTQRREPDAVRILSGVFEGQDGIQRTTGTPISLMIENVDQRSKDYSNVAQAYRPGHADYTYDAKYGFRDYRGGGRSSARETAMRVAAGAVARLVVPQVRILAYVAEIGGDRIDPAKFDAGQIGQNPFWCPDADAATRWEKLVDDARKAGSSLGAVVECVATGVPAGWGAPLYAKLDSELAAAMMSINAVKGVEIGDGFDAARLSGEQNADPMRPGESADGAPHYASNHAGGVAGGISTGQPVTCRVAFKPTSSILTPVDTITRDGEATQISTKGRHDPCVGIRGVPVVEAMMACVLADQFLLQRAQCG